In Streptomyces nojiriensis, one genomic interval encodes:
- a CDS encoding putative bifunctional diguanylate cyclase/phosphodiesterase, with the protein MRLPAQTAGAPKVAAAPAAAPATGSGAAPHGGIEDRIARFATIWGRAIFPVTATSLTRTEFERHLVPLTRTLTEALHARPFDASVAQQVGAELVAVHCTDPEALAGTLGVIESYLVLYCGPDGPEGSGVEGTEEYRSRCARLQHAIAAGYARALRERTLREQEAIARSALTARTDAQQALHASEERFRAVFEGAAVGIGIADLDGNVLEVNDTLLQMFGGLEGHVRSRNVSEWGHPDDTPHVWRMYGELVRGERESYRVEKPYYRHDGTVLWTNLTVSLLRDADGKPQYQLALMEDTTERRLLNLRLRYEATHDALTGLPNRTLFFERLEKALGGAGGDRYGLCYLDLDGFKAVNDSLGHSAGDRLLVEVADRLQSCATGPGEVVARLGGDEFVALTTGSDTEQKVTDLAVRILTALSTPIRLEGRELTVRGSIGIVEGRAKERTPAEVLRSADITMYRAKAAGGNRFEFADAEADARAITRHGLTNALPAALERGEFFIEYQPLVHMRDGSVHGAEALVRWSHPQYGVLGPDRFIPLAERTGLIVPLGRWVLEEAVRQARIWQRQHGGAALRINVNLSPTQLHHPGLVADTVAVLEKSGLAPGALCLEVTESALIGADDELLEPLRRLAALGVDIALDDFGTGYSNLANLRRLPVSVLKLDRSFTQGMQQQPANPVDVKIVEGIVALAHSLELAVTVEGVETGAQAAQLRALGCDTAQGWYYARPGAPDRIHTLSLSDAVPTPS; encoded by the coding sequence GTGAGACTTCCGGCACAGACGGCGGGCGCGCCGAAAGTCGCCGCGGCACCCGCCGCGGCACCGGCCACCGGGTCCGGGGCGGCCCCGCACGGCGGCATCGAGGACCGGATCGCCCGCTTCGCCACGATCTGGGGCCGGGCGATCTTCCCGGTCACGGCGACCTCGCTGACCCGCACCGAGTTCGAACGGCACCTCGTACCCCTCACCCGGACGCTCACCGAGGCCCTGCACGCGAGGCCCTTCGACGCCTCGGTCGCCCAGCAGGTGGGGGCGGAACTCGTCGCCGTGCACTGCACCGACCCCGAGGCCCTGGCCGGCACCCTCGGGGTGATCGAGTCGTACCTGGTGCTCTACTGCGGCCCGGACGGACCCGAGGGCTCCGGCGTGGAGGGCACCGAGGAGTACCGCTCCCGCTGCGCCCGGCTCCAGCACGCCATCGCGGCGGGGTACGCCCGCGCGCTGCGCGAGCGCACCCTCAGGGAGCAGGAGGCCATCGCGCGCTCCGCGCTGACCGCGCGCACCGACGCGCAGCAGGCCCTGCACGCGAGCGAGGAGCGCTTCCGGGCGGTCTTCGAGGGCGCGGCCGTGGGGATCGGCATCGCCGACCTCGACGGGAACGTCCTGGAGGTCAACGACACCCTGCTGCAGATGTTCGGCGGCCTGGAAGGGCACGTCCGCAGCCGCAACGTCAGCGAATGGGGGCACCCCGACGACACCCCGCACGTCTGGCGGATGTACGGCGAGCTGGTGCGCGGCGAGCGCGAGAGCTACCGCGTCGAGAAGCCCTACTACCGGCACGACGGCACCGTGCTCTGGACCAATCTGACGGTGTCGCTGCTGCGCGACGCCGACGGGAAGCCGCAGTACCAGCTGGCGCTGATGGAGGACACCACCGAACGCCGGCTGCTGAACCTGCGCCTGCGCTACGAAGCCACCCACGACGCCCTGACCGGCCTGCCCAACCGGACGCTGTTCTTCGAGCGGCTGGAGAAGGCCCTCGGCGGAGCCGGCGGCGACCGCTACGGCCTGTGCTACCTCGACCTCGACGGCTTCAAGGCGGTCAACGACAGCCTCGGGCACTCGGCGGGGGACCGGCTGCTGGTGGAGGTCGCCGACCGGCTGCAGAGCTGCGCGACCGGCCCCGGCGAGGTGGTCGCCCGGCTCGGCGGTGACGAGTTCGTCGCCCTGACCACCGGCTCCGACACCGAGCAGAAGGTGACCGACCTCGCCGTCCGCATACTGACCGCGCTGTCCACCCCGATCCGGCTGGAGGGCCGGGAACTGACGGTCCGGGGCAGCATCGGCATCGTCGAGGGCCGGGCCAAGGAACGCACCCCGGCGGAGGTGCTGCGCAGCGCCGACATCACGATGTACCGGGCCAAGGCGGCCGGCGGCAACCGCTTCGAATTCGCCGACGCCGAGGCCGACGCCCGCGCGATCACCCGCCACGGCCTGACCAACGCCCTGCCCGCGGCGCTGGAACGCGGCGAGTTCTTCATCGAGTACCAGCCGCTGGTCCACATGCGCGACGGCAGCGTGCACGGGGCCGAGGCGCTGGTGCGCTGGTCGCACCCGCAGTACGGGGTCCTCGGCCCGGACCGCTTCATCCCGCTCGCCGAACGCACCGGGCTGATCGTGCCGCTGGGCCGCTGGGTGCTGGAGGAAGCGGTCCGCCAGGCCCGCATCTGGCAGCGCCAGCACGGAGGCGCGGCCCTGCGCATCAACGTCAACCTCTCGCCGACCCAGCTGCACCACCCGGGCCTGGTCGCCGACACCGTGGCGGTGCTGGAGAAGTCCGGCCTCGCTCCGGGTGCGCTGTGCCTGGAGGTCACCGAATCGGCCCTGATAGGGGCCGACGACGAACTCCTGGAACCGCTGCGCCGGCTCGCCGCCCTCGGCGTGGACATCGCCCTCGACGACTTCGGCACCGGCTACTCGAACCTGGCCAACCTGCGGAGGCTGCCGGTCAGCGTCCTGAAGCTCGACCGCTCCTTCACCCAGGGGATGCAGCAGCAGCCCGCGAACCCGGTCGACGTCAAGATCGTGGAGGGGATCGTCGCCCTGGCGCACAGCCTCGAACTCGCCGTCACCGTCGAGG